The Flavobacterium sp. N2270 genome contains the following window.
ATGCCAGAACCAGGATTGCCAGAATCATTTAATGTATTAATGCATGAATTAAAAGGTCTTGGTTTAGATATCAGATTAGAAGAATAAATATTTTTTTAGTAGTCAGTCTCATTTTTTTGGGGCTGATTACTCATTTTATAAGTTTTTAGGATTTATACCCGTAAACCGTTCCGATTTTTTATAATTTTTATTATAATTAGCACTTCATAACAGCGGTTAGAAGTTTAGAGAAGTAATTCGAGGTTAATGGTTTTATGAATTTTAAACATAAAACAAAATCAATTTTTTAGTTGTACATAAATCAATAGTAAAAGCTATGATGAATAATAGAAATAATAAAGATAAAAATCCTGTAAAGAGATTTAACAAAATTACGATTGGATTAGCATCTCCTGAATCAATTTTATCTGAGTCAAGAGGTGAGGTTTTAAAGCCTGAAACTATAAACTATCGTACGCATAAACCAGAAAGAGACGGTCTTTTCTGTGAGCGTATTTTCGGTCCAGTAAAAGATTATGAATGTGCATGTGGAAAATACAAGAGGATTCGTTATAAAGGAATCGTTTGTGATCGATGTGGAGTTGAAGTTACAGAGAAAAAAGTACGTAGAGATAGAGTTGGTCACATTAATTTAGTTGTACCAATTGCACATATCTGGTATTTCCGTTCTTTACCAAATAAAATAGGTTATTTATTAGGTTTACCTTCTAAGAAATTAGACATGATTATCTACTACGAAAGATATGTAGTTATTCAAGCTGGTATTGCTAAAGGACCAGAAGGTGAGGATTTAAAAAGACTAGATTTCTTAACAGAAGAAGAGTATTTAAATATTTTAGATACTATTCCTATGGAAAACCAATATTTAGATGACAACGATCCTAATAAATTCATCGCCAAAATGGGTGCTGAATGTATTATGGATTTATTAGCTCGTATTAACTTAGATGAACTTTCATATGAGTTACGTCATGCAGCTAATACAGAAACATCTAAACAAAGAAAAACGGAAGCATTAAAAAGATTAAACGTTGTTGAATCTTTTCGTGAAGCTAACAAAAACAGAGAAAATAATCCTGAATGGATGATTTTAAAAGCAATTCCGGTTATACCACCAGAATTACGTCCTCTTGTGCCTCTTGACGGTGGTCGTTTTGCTACTTCAGATTTAAATGACTTATACAGAAGAGTTATTATCCGTAATAATCGTTTAAAAAGATTAGTTGAAATTAAAGCGCCAGAAGTTATCTTAAGAAACGAAAAACGTATGCTACAAGAATCTGTAGATTCGTTATTCGATAACACAAGAAAAGCTTCAGCTGTTAAAACTGAATCTAACAGACCGTTAAAATCTTTATCTGATTCGTTAAAAGGTAAACAAGGTCGTTTCCGTCAAAACTTACTTGGTAAGCGTGTTGATTATTCAGCTCGTTCGGTAATTGTTGTTGGTCCAGAATTAAAATTGTATGAATGTGGATTGCCAAAAGACATGGCAGCAGAATTATACAAACCTTTTGTTATTCGTAAATTAATAGAAAGAGGAATTGTAAAAACAGTTAAATCTGCAAAGAAAATTATAGACAAAAAAGAGCCAGTAGTTTGGGATATCCTTGAAAATGTAATTAAAGGACACCCAGTTATGCTTAACCGTGCTCCTACGTTACACAGATTAGGTATTCAGGCTTTCCAGCCAAAATTAATTGAAGGGAAAGCAATCCAGTTACACCCATTAGTATGTACAGCATTCAATGCCGATTTCGATGGTGACCAGATGGCTGTTCACTTACCATTAGGACCAGAAGCTATTTTAGAATGTCAATTATTAATGTTGGCTTCTCATAATATCTTGAATCCTGCAAATGGTGCTCCAATTACAGTACCTTCTCAAGACATGGTACTTGGTCTTTATTATATGACTAAAGAACGTTTGTCTGACGAAACAAGAACAATTAAAGGACAAGGTTTAACTTTCTATTCTGCTGAAGAGGTAAATATCGCTTTAAATGAAGGAAGATTAGAACTTAATGCTAGTATAAAAGTAAGAGCAAAAGATTTTAATGAAAAAGGTGAGTTAGTAAACCAAATTATTAAAACAACTGCTGGTAGAGTTTTATTTAATGAAGTTGTTCCTGAAGAAGCAGGTTATATCAATGAAGTTTTAACTAAAAAATCATTACGTGATATTATTGGTAAAATTCTAGGTGTAACTAGTGTTCCTGTAACTGCAGAATTCTTAGATAATATTAAAAATATGGGATATAAATTTGCCTTCCAAGGTGGTTTATCATTCTCATTAGGAGATATTAGAATTCCAGATCAAAAACCTCAGTTAATTGCTGATGCTCGTACTCAGGTTGAAGGAATTTCTTTGAATTATAACATGGGTCTTATTACTAATAACGAACGTTATAACCAAGTTATTGATATATGGACTTCTGCTAATGCTCAGTTAACAGAACTAGCAATGAAAAATATTAGAGAAGACCAACAAGGTTTTAACTCTGTATATATGATGCTTGATTCTGGAGCAAGGGGTTCTAAAGAACAAATTCGTCAGTTAACTGGTATGCGTGGATTAATGGCTAAGCCTAAAAAATCTACTGCTGGTGGTGGTGAAATTATTGAGAATCCAATTCTTTCTAACTTTAAAGAAGGACTTTCAATTCTTGAATACTTTATTTCTACTCACGGTGCTCGTAAAGGTCTTGCCGATACAGCTCTTAAAACGGCCGATGCAGGTTACTTAACAAGAAGGTTACATGATGTGTCTCAAGATGTTATTGTAAACTCTGTAGATTGTGGTACTCTTAGAGGTGTAGAAGTTTCTGCCTTAAAGAAAAATGAAGAAATTGTTGAAACTTTAGGTGAGAGAATTTTAGGACGTGTTACTTTAAATGATATCATTAATCCATTAACTTCTGAAGTTATTGTTAAGGCTGGTGAAGAAATTAAAGAACATGCTTTGCAAGCAATAAACGAGTCTCCATTAGAGCAAATCGAAGTTCGTTCTCCATTAACGTGTGAGGCAGAAAAAGGAATTTGTGCTAAATGTTATGGACGTAACCTTGCAACAGGTAAAATGACTCAAAGAGGTGAAGCAGTAGGAGTTATTGCTGCTCAATCTATTGGTGAGCCAGGTACTCAGTTAACACTACGTACATTCCACGTTGGAGGGGTTGCTGGAGGTATTTCTGAAGAATCAAGTATTGTAACTCGTTTTGCAGGTAAACTTGAAATAGAAGATTTAAAAACAGTTAAAAGTGAAGATGCTGAAGGTAATACTGTTAATACTGTTATTTCTCGTTCAACAGAGTTAAAATTAGTAGATATTAAAACAGGAATTGTTTTAAATACACATAATATACCTTACGGTTCAAGTATCTTTGTTAAAGATGGTGATACTGTTGAAAAAGGAACAACTATTTGTAAATGGGATCCATATAACGGAGTTATTATTTCTGAGTTTACAGGTAAAGTAGAATATGAAGATCTTAAGCAAGGTGAAACTTTTGCTGTTGAGATTGATGAACAAACAGGTTTCCAAGAAAAAGTTGTTTCTGAAGCTCGTAACAAAAAATTAATCCCAACATTGCACATTTATGGTAAAGACGGTGAATTAATTCGTTCATACAACTTACCAGTAGGTGCTCACATGATGGTAGATGACGGAGAGAAAATTAAAGCAGGGAAAATTCTTGTTAAAATTCCTCGTCGTTCTTCTAAATCAAGTGATATTACAGGAGGTTTACCAAGAATTACTGAGTTATTAGAAGCTCGTAATCCTTCAAATCCGGCTGTAGTTTCTGAAATTGACGGTGTTGTTACTTTTGGTAAAATTAAAAGAGGAAATAGAGAAATTGCAATTGAATCTAAATTTGGAGATGTTAAGAAATACCTAGTTAAATTATCAAATCAAATTCTTGTTCAAGAAAATGACTTTGTTAAAGCAGGTACTCCATTATCAGACGGTGCAATTACTCCAGTTGATATCTTAAATATTAAAGGACCTTCAGCTGTACAACAATATCTTGTAAATGAAATTCAAGAAGTGTACCGTTTACAAGGAGTAAAAATTAACGATAAGCACTTTGAAGTAGTAATACGTCAAATGATGCGTAAAGTAAGAATTGTTGATCCAGGTGATACTTTATTATTAGAAGATCAATTAGCTCATACAAGAGATTTTATCGTTGAAAATGATAAGTTATACGGAATGAAGGTTGTTGAAGATGCAGGAGACTCTGAAACACTTAAAGCAGGTCAAATTATTTCACCACGTCAATTAAGAGATGAAAATTCTATCTTAAAACGTAATGATCAAAACTTGGTTGTAGCTAGAGATGTTATTCAAGCAACTGCAACACCTGTATTACAAGGTATTACAAGAGCTTCTTTACAAACTAAATCTTTCATTTCTGCTGCGTCGTTCCAGGAAACTACTAAAGTATTAAATGAAGCTGCTGTTGCAGGTAAAATTGATACATTAGAAGGATTGAAAGAAAATGTAATTGTAGGACATAGAATCCCAGCCGGAACAGGTATGAGAGATTATGATGATATAATTGTAGGTTCTAAAGAAGAATTCAATGAATTAATGGCTGCTAAAGAAGAATTTAATTACTAATATTCATCTTTAAGCTTTCAAAATAACTTAAAAGCCTAACAGATGTTTCTGTTAGGCTTTTTTTAAAACAACTAATTATGGAAAATAACAACCCACAAGGACAAATTAACATTGAGTTAGATGAGAAAATAGCTGAAGGAATTTATTCTAATTTAGCTATTATTAATCATTCAAATAGCGAGTTTGTATTGGATTATGTTTCGGTTATGCCAGGAGCCCCAAAGGCAAAAGTAAAATCGAGAATTATTTTAACGCCTCAACATGCTAAAAGATTATTAAAAGCATTAGCTGAAAATATTCAACGATTTGAAGCTGCTCATGGAGAAATTAAAGAAGGTGATCAACCTCACATGCCACTTAATTTTGGACCTACAGGTCAAGCTTAATAAAATAAAGTCTCGCACAATTAGCGGGACTTTTTTATTTTTGTATAAATTCTACAATATGGAAGCAGTTTTAGCAAATTCATCACACCTTAGTATTATTAAAGATTTGGCATACGCTATTTGGCCATCTGCTTATGGAGAAATTCTTTCGCCTGAGCAATTGACTTATATGTTGAGCATGTTTTACTCTGAAACCGCTTTAAAACAGCAAATGGAGGAAAAGAAACATGTTTTTTACTTAGTAAAGAATGATGCTGAAAAATTTGTAGGTTTTGTAGCTTATGAAATAAATTGTGAACCTCACAAAACAAAAATTCATAAAATATACGTGTTGCCCGAAACACAAGGAACAGGAGTTGGAAAATTATTTTTCAACTTAGTAGTAGAAAAAGCAAAAGAAAATAACCAAAAAGCTGTTTTCTTAAATGTAAACAAGTACAATAACGCCAAACAATTTTATGAAAAATTAGGCTTTACAATTACAAAAGAAGAAGTAATTGATATTGGAAATAATTACATTATGGATGATTATGTAATGGAAGTTGAAATTTAACGATTTCTTTTCCCGTAATTCCTACTTCCTGTAAATTTGGCTTTGTTGCTAGGTAAACTCGCTTCTTCGGTTTTACTAGAATCAGAAATTAAAGAATTTAACTCTTCTAATTCTTTTGGTGTTAGATTTCTGTATTTTCCAACAGGTAAATCTAACTTAATGTTTATAATACGAGTTCTTTTTAAGGCAACAACATCATAATCTAAATATTCGCACATTCTACGAATTTGACGGTTTAAACCTTGTGTTAAAACAATTCTAAATACATTATTGCTAATGCGTTCTACTTTACATTTACGCGTAATGGTATCTAAAATAGGAATTCCATTTGCCATTTGATCAATAAAACGGTCGGTAATAGTTCTGTTTACGGTTACGATGTATTCTTTTTCGTGATTGTTTCTTGCGCGAAGAATTTTGTTTACAATATCTCCGTCATTAGTCATGAAAATTAATCCTTCACTTCCTTTGTCTAAACGACCAATAGGGAAAATACGTTCAGGGTAATTAATTGCTTCAATAATATTATCGCGAACATCTAAGTTGGTAGTGCATTCAATTCCTTCAGGTTTGTTGTATGCTAAATAAATATGTTCGTCTTTTTTCTCTTTTATCAATTCGCCATTCACACGAACTTCATCAGTCGGGCTAATTTTTGTGCCCATTTCTGGCACAACTCCGTTTATGGTTACTCTTCCTTGGTCGATAAGTCTATCAGCCTCACGACGTGAGCAATAACCACTTTCTGATAAAAATTTATTGATGCGAACTAAATTGTTTTCCATAATGCAAAGATAATCTTTTTAGTGAATGTATAGTAGTAATTAGTTACTAGTGATTAGTAAATAGCAGCTTGAGATTTAGAAAAAAAATGAAGCATAAAAAATCCCGCTATTGCGGGATTTTTTATTTTATATAAAAATTGGAATTACATTTTAGCAAAAAGTTTTTCCATTTTTTCTCTTTCTTCCTCAGCAAGAACGTTGTCTACTAAAATACGTCCACTGTGCTCATCAGTTAATACTTTCTTACGACCAGCAATTTCCATTTGAGTTTGAGGTGGAATAGTAAAGAATGAACCTGCAGAAGCTCCTCTTTCGATAGATACAACAGCTAAACCGTTTCTTACGCTTCCTCTAATTCTTTTGTATGCTGCTAATAAACGTTCTTCAATTTTTCCTTGATATTCTTCTGATTTCTTGTTTAAGAAATCTTCTTCTTTTTCAGTTTCAGCCATAATGTCGCTTAATTCAGCTTTTTTATGTTTTAAATGCTGTTGTTTAGATTCAAGTTTCTCTTTAGATTGATTTAAAACTTCTTTTTTATGTTCGATAGAAGCTTTCATTTCTTTAATGTGCTTTTCAGCTAATTGAATTTCTAACTCTTGGAATTCAACTTCTTTTGTTAAAGAGTTAAATTCTCTGTTGTTACGAACATTTTTTTGTTGTTCTAAATATTTTTTGATAGCAGCTTTATGCTCATCAATCGCATTTTTCTTTTCCTTAATTTGAGTATCTATAATATCTAAATCTCCTTTAAGTTTGTCTAAACGGATAGTTAAGCCAGCTACTTCATCTTCTAAATCATCTACTTCTAAAGGTAATTCACCTCTTACATTACGAATTTCATCAATTTTAGAATCGATTAATTGTAATGAATAAAGTGCTCTTAACTTATCTTCTACGCTTAGTTCTTTTGTCTTTGCCATATTAAAAATATTGAACAGGATTAGTGTTTTCTTCTGATAAAATGATTGCAAAATTAGTGATTTTTTCTTTAAGATAATCTAAAATATAATTTTTTGTATATCTTTCACTTTCAAAATGACCAATATCTGCTAAAAGTAGTTGATTTTCAGCTTCATAGAATTGGTGGTATTTTAAATCTGCAGTTAAATAAGCATCAGCTCCAGCTTGTATTGCGTTTTTAATGGCGTAGCTGCCCGAACCGCCTAAAACGGCTATTTTTTTGATTTTTTTATCTAATAAGGCACTATGTCTTATTCCTCCACATTGCATTTTAGTTTTTACTAACGATAAGAATTCATTTTCTGATAATGCATTTTCAAGTTCGCCTATCATGCCTAATCCAATATTTTGATGCTTGTTTTTGGTTTCATAAATTTCATAAGCAACTTCTTCATATTCGTGATTAGTAAATAATGCTTTTAAGATTTTGTTTTCTAAATATTTTTCAAAAATAACTTCTATTTTAATCTCTTTTGCTTGAACAAATTCAAATCTTGAGCCTATTACAGGATTACTGTCTTCGCCTCCAGAATAGGTTCCAATTCCTTCCGAATTAAAACTGCAGTTTTCATAATTACCAACTTGTCCTGCTCCAGCATCAAAAAGAGCATTTCTTAAATGAGTTTCGTTTTCTGGAATGGTGTAAGTAACTAGTTTTCGAATAAAGTTTTCTTTTGGAATTAAAGTTTTCGTATTTATTAAGCCAAGTGCATCACAAAATATCTTGTTTACTCCGTTTTTATGGTTGTCTAAAGCAGTATGAAGTGCATAAATTGCAATGTCATTTTTAATAGCTTTGATAATAGCTCTTTCAACATAATTTTTTCCGGTAATTTTCTTTAACCCCGAAAATAAAATAGGGTGGAAGCAAACTACTAAATTGCAATTTTTAGCTATAGCTTCGTCAATTACATTTTCTAAAGCATCATGACAAACAAGAATTCCGTTAATATCTGCGTTACTGTTACCTACTAATAAGCCTACATTGTCAAAGTCTTCGGCATAAGCAAGCGGAGCAAGTTCTTCTAAAACGGAAATGATTTCTTGTAATTTCATATCGAATTGATTTAACCCAAAAGGTTTTATTTTATTCAAAGATAAAAAATCGCTACTTTCGTACTATGAATTTCTTAAGAAAAATACTTTTTCCGGTTGCTTTTGTATATTGGATAGTTACTTGGATGCGTAATTATTTTTATGATAAGCAAATTTTTAAAAGTAAATCGTTTGATTTGCCAATAATTGCTGTAGGTAATTTAAGTGTTGGTGGAACAGGAAAAACGCCTCAAATTGAGTATTTAATTCGTTTATTACAAGATAATTTTAAAGTAGCGACTTTAAGTCGTGGTTATAAAAGAGAAACGAATGGGTTTGTTTTAGCAAATAATTCTACAACGGTTAAAGAAATAGGAGATGAGCCTTTTCAGTTTTTTACTAAATTTCCAAAAATAAAAGTGGCTGTTGATGCAAACAGAATTAATGGAATTACACAGCTTTTAAAATTAGAAAATAAACCAGAAATAATTTTGCTAGATGATGCTTTTCAACACCGAAAAGTA
Protein-coding sequences here:
- a CDS encoding Nif3-like dinuclear metal center hexameric protein produces the protein MKLQEIISVLEELAPLAYAEDFDNVGLLVGNSNADINGILVCHDALENVIDEAIAKNCNLVVCFHPILFSGLKKITGKNYVERAIIKAIKNDIAIYALHTALDNHKNGVNKIFCDALGLINTKTLIPKENFIRKLVTYTIPENETHLRNALFDAGAGQVGNYENCSFNSEGIGTYSGGEDSNPVIGSRFEFVQAKEIKIEVIFEKYLENKILKALFTNHEYEEVAYEIYETKNKHQNIGLGMIGELENALSENEFLSLVKTKMQCGGIRHSALLDKKIKKIAVLGGSGSYAIKNAIQAGADAYLTADLKYHQFYEAENQLLLADIGHFESERYTKNYILDYLKEKITNFAIILSEENTNPVQYF
- a CDS encoding zinc ribbon domain-containing protein yields the protein MAKTKELSVEDKLRALYSLQLIDSKIDEIRNVRGELPLEVDDLEDEVAGLTIRLDKLKGDLDIIDTQIKEKKNAIDEHKAAIKKYLEQQKNVRNNREFNSLTKEVEFQELEIQLAEKHIKEMKASIEHKKEVLNQSKEKLESKQQHLKHKKAELSDIMAETEKEEDFLNKKSEEYQGKIEERLLAAYKRIRGSVRNGLAVVSIERGASAGSFFTIPPQTQMEIAGRKKVLTDEHSGRILVDNVLAEEEREKMEKLFAKM
- the rluF gene encoding 23S rRNA pseudouridine(2604) synthase RluF; amino-acid sequence: MENNLVRINKFLSESGYCSRREADRLIDQGRVTINGVVPEMGTKISPTDEVRVNGELIKEKKDEHIYLAYNKPEGIECTTNLDVRDNIIEAINYPERIFPIGRLDKGSEGLIFMTNDGDIVNKILRARNNHEKEYIVTVNRTITDRFIDQMANGIPILDTITRKCKVERISNNVFRIVLTQGLNRQIRRMCEYLDYDVVALKRTRIINIKLDLPVGKYRNLTPKELEELNSLISDSSKTEEASLPSNKAKFTGSRNYGKRNR
- a CDS encoding GNAT family N-acetyltransferase, yielding MEAVLANSSHLSIIKDLAYAIWPSAYGEILSPEQLTYMLSMFYSETALKQQMEEKKHVFYLVKNDAEKFVGFVAYEINCEPHKTKIHKIYVLPETQGTGVGKLFFNLVVEKAKENNQKAVFLNVNKYNNAKQFYEKLGFTITKEEVIDIGNNYIMDDYVMEVEI
- a CDS encoding DUF3467 domain-containing protein, with product MENNNPQGQINIELDEKIAEGIYSNLAIINHSNSEFVLDYVSVMPGAPKAKVKSRIILTPQHAKRLLKALAENIQRFEAAHGEIKEGDQPHMPLNFGPTGQA
- the rpoC gene encoding DNA-directed RNA polymerase subunit beta', which translates into the protein MMNNRNNKDKNPVKRFNKITIGLASPESILSESRGEVLKPETINYRTHKPERDGLFCERIFGPVKDYECACGKYKRIRYKGIVCDRCGVEVTEKKVRRDRVGHINLVVPIAHIWYFRSLPNKIGYLLGLPSKKLDMIIYYERYVVIQAGIAKGPEGEDLKRLDFLTEEEYLNILDTIPMENQYLDDNDPNKFIAKMGAECIMDLLARINLDELSYELRHAANTETSKQRKTEALKRLNVVESFREANKNRENNPEWMILKAIPVIPPELRPLVPLDGGRFATSDLNDLYRRVIIRNNRLKRLVEIKAPEVILRNEKRMLQESVDSLFDNTRKASAVKTESNRPLKSLSDSLKGKQGRFRQNLLGKRVDYSARSVIVVGPELKLYECGLPKDMAAELYKPFVIRKLIERGIVKTVKSAKKIIDKKEPVVWDILENVIKGHPVMLNRAPTLHRLGIQAFQPKLIEGKAIQLHPLVCTAFNADFDGDQMAVHLPLGPEAILECQLLMLASHNILNPANGAPITVPSQDMVLGLYYMTKERLSDETRTIKGQGLTFYSAEEVNIALNEGRLELNASIKVRAKDFNEKGELVNQIIKTTAGRVLFNEVVPEEAGYINEVLTKKSLRDIIGKILGVTSVPVTAEFLDNIKNMGYKFAFQGGLSFSLGDIRIPDQKPQLIADARTQVEGISLNYNMGLITNNERYNQVIDIWTSANAQLTELAMKNIREDQQGFNSVYMMLDSGARGSKEQIRQLTGMRGLMAKPKKSTAGGGEIIENPILSNFKEGLSILEYFISTHGARKGLADTALKTADAGYLTRRLHDVSQDVIVNSVDCGTLRGVEVSALKKNEEIVETLGERILGRVTLNDIINPLTSEVIVKAGEEIKEHALQAINESPLEQIEVRSPLTCEAEKGICAKCYGRNLATGKMTQRGEAVGVIAAQSIGEPGTQLTLRTFHVGGVAGGISEESSIVTRFAGKLEIEDLKTVKSEDAEGNTVNTVISRSTELKLVDIKTGIVLNTHNIPYGSSIFVKDGDTVEKGTTICKWDPYNGVIISEFTGKVEYEDLKQGETFAVEIDEQTGFQEKVVSEARNKKLIPTLHIYGKDGELIRSYNLPVGAHMMVDDGEKIKAGKILVKIPRRSSKSSDITGGLPRITELLEARNPSNPAVVSEIDGVVTFGKIKRGNREIAIESKFGDVKKYLVKLSNQILVQENDFVKAGTPLSDGAITPVDILNIKGPSAVQQYLVNEIQEVYRLQGVKINDKHFEVVIRQMMRKVRIVDPGDTLLLEDQLAHTRDFIVENDKLYGMKVVEDAGDSETLKAGQIISPRQLRDENSILKRNDQNLVVARDVIQATATPVLQGITRASLQTKSFISAASFQETTKVLNEAAVAGKIDTLEGLKENVIVGHRIPAGTGMRDYDDIIVGSKEEFNELMAAKEEFNY